The Aspergillus luchuensis IFO 4308 DNA, chromosome 7, nearly complete sequence genome has a segment encoding these proteins:
- a CDS encoding uncharacterized protein (COG:G;~EggNog:ENOG410PGJK;~InterPro:IPR004547,IPR037171;~go_function: GO:0004342 - glucosamine-6-phosphate deaminase activity [Evidence IEA];~go_process: GO:0006044 - N-acetylglucosamine metabolic process [Evidence IEA]), with translation MSALDEGIQPSGITRHKLPGGIVTSLFRCNMLFSDDGQFRLDITATLDDLTSADENYISALALTDMPPCILRLRTESSLTINEPGSSLSSRTRVKTLAYDTILANSRFFGNDLDLVPRRSLTVGIQTIMDAREVVIVATGAHKTRHQHG, from the coding sequence ATGTCGGCTTTGGATGAGGGGATTCAGCCATCTGGCATCACACGGCATAAATTGCCTGGAGGAATTGTCACTTCATTGTTCCGTTGCAACATGTTGTTTTCAGATGATGGACAATTCCGTCTTGACATCACTGCTACGCTTGATGACCTTACATCTGCCGACGAAAATTATATCTCTGCACTCGCTCTGACAGACATGCCTCCTTGCATTCTCCGTCTCCGTACAGAAAGCAGCCTTACGATCAACGAACCAGGCTCCTCTTTGAGCAGTCGTACTCGTGTCAAGACCCTGGCATATGACACAATCTTGGCTAACTCACGGTTTTTTGGCAATGACTTGGACTTGGTGCCGCGGAGGTCACTTACCGTGGGTATTCAGACTATCATGGATGCTCGCGAAGTTGTCATCGTGGCTACCGGTGCTCACAAGACTCGTCATCAGCACGGATGA
- a CDS encoding putative pre-mRNA splicing factor (BUSCO:EOG09262CXO;~COG:A;~EggNog:ENOG410PGT6;~InterPro:IPR001680,IPR014906,IPR036322,IPR015943, IPR036285,IPR019775,IPR020472,IPR017986;~PFAM:PF08799,PF00400;~go_function: GO:0005515 - protein binding [Evidence IEA]) gives MMHPSRQAYVEEAEDTDMGIDLANIPVDRNYDLPSAAAGIPAERASAILSQFERKRRAAAMAVPTDDGRVRARLRELGEPITLFGEGPADRRDRLRELLTDLAERQEAAAAEGDVEMMEAMGEGDEEEAEQQEEFYTEGTNELLQARKDIARFSLPRAKARVARLKEESTIPLRTHIKHRKAIKEKLHNFDLYGSQIAGDRPVSICRFSPDGQTIATGNWGGGIRLLTVPNLEEKLSLQAHNDRVGGLSWFPGATLPTSNVSESTVNLVSGGGEGNVRLWSLDKDQPLATLSGHSGRVCRTEFHPSGRYVASASYDTTWRLWDVETTAELLLQEGHSREVYTVAFNNDGSLLASGGLDSIGRIWDLRTGRTVMILEGHIREIFGMDWGVDGYRVLSGSGDGWVKCWDLRQVRNSGGIGAHKSVVSDLRWYKGAEADSFLPSAEGRMDVDGATPTDEAPAPVQPKKSGTFFVSSGFDKNVNIFSADDWSLVKTLSGHAGNVLSTDISADAQWIASCGHDRTVKLWGIE, from the exons ATGATGCACCCGTCGAGACAGGCGTACGTGGAGGAAGCTGAG GACACGGACATGGGCATTGACTTGGCGAACATCC CCGTCGACCGCAATTATGACCTCCCTTCCGCCGCAGCGGGCATTCCCGCCGAAAGAGCGTCAGCCATCTTGTCACAGTTCGAAAGGAAGCGAAGAGCCGCAGCCATGGCGGTCCCGACGGATGATGGCCGGGTGCGCGCACGACTACGCGAATTGGGCGAACCGATTACATTGTTTGGAGAAGGCCCTGCGGATCGGAGAGACCGACTGCGGGAATTGTTGACCGATCTGGCAGAACGACAAGAAGCCGCGGCGGCAGAGGGCGATGTGGAAATGATGGAGGCCATGGGTGAaggcgatgaagaggaggcagagcagcaggaggagttCTATACGGAGGGCACCAACGAGCTCTTGCAGGCCCGGAAGGACATTGCACGTTTCTCGTTACCTCGCGCAAAGGCGCGTGTGGCCCGACTCAAGGAGGAATCGACCATACCTCTACGCACGCATATCAAGCATCGAAAGGCGATCAAGGAAAAGCTACACAACTTCGACCTGTACGGATCCCAGATTGCGGGCGACCGCCCCGTCAGTATCTGTCGATTCTCTCCCGACGGGCAAACTATTGCGACCGGTAACTGGGGCGGTGGCATTCGCTTGCTTACAGTGCCTAATCTTGAAGAGAAGCTGTCACTCCAGGCACATAATGATCGAGTCGGTGGGCTTTCATGGTTTCCCGGAGCTACGCTGCCTACGTCGAATGTGTCGGAGTCAACGGTGAATCTAGTGtcgggaggaggtgaaggaaATGTCCGCCTGTGGTCTCTAGACAAGGATCAGCCCTTGGCGACGCTATCTGGCCACAGCGGCCGTGTCTGCCGGACGGAATTCCACCCATCCGGCCGATATGTTGCCTCTGCTTCTTACGATACCACCTGGCGGCTGTGGGACGTCGAAACTACGGCCGAGCTCTTGTTGCAAGAAGGACATTCCCGTGAGGTGTACACAGTCGCATTCAACAATGACGGCTCGCTCCTGGCGAGTGGCGGATTGGACAGCATCGGCCGGATTTGGGATCTCCGGACTGGCCGCACGGTCATGATTCTGGAGGGGCATATTCGGGAGATCTTTGGAATGGATTGGGGCGTGGATGGTTACCGAGTGCTGTCCGGTTCGGGCGATGGCTGGGTCAAGTGCTGGGACTTGCGTCAAGTTCGGAATAGCGGTGGCATTGGAGCGCATAAGAGCGTGGTGTCCGATCTCCGATGGTACAAGGGCGCGGAGGCAGACTCATTCCTTCCCTCGGCGGAGGGCCGCATGGACGTTGACGGTGCCACACCAACGGATGAAGCTCCGGCGCCTGTGCAGCCCAAGAAGTCAGGCACCTTCTTTGTGAGCAGTGGCTTTGATAAGAACGTGAATATCTTTAGCGCGGATGACTGGTCGTTGGTGAAGACGTTGAGTGGACATGCGGGTAATGTCCTCAGCACCGACATCAGCGCCGATGCCCAGTGGATTGCCAGTTGTGGACACGACCGGACGGTGAAGCTCTGGGGAATTGAATGA
- a CDS encoding J-type chaperone JAC1 (BUSCO:EOG09264XM2;~COG:O;~EggNog:ENOG410PNVH;~InterPro:IPR004640,IPR001623,IPR009073,IPR036869, IPR036386;~PFAM:PF07743;~go_function: GO:0001671 - ATPase activator activity [Evidence IEA];~go_function: GO:0051087 - chaperone binding [Evidence IEA];~go_process: GO:0051259 - protein complex oligomerization [Evidence IEA];~go_process: GO:0097428 - protein maturation by iron-sulfur cluster transfer [Evidence IEA]), which produces MLRNSRIASRLVRTGILQARTPASPHTSYLHQQHPSSLLSSSPSSSPTTINTFRLASTTTTTTDTTNTTPDITNHYTIFKQTLPAGPPPSSPFDIPTADLRREFLRWQSLIHPDKYPQGPQKQQAEALSARINEAYRTLLDPLQRAQYLLREMHGIDVTAEDGASKHALDAETLMEVMEVQETIEEVTDSGEDAAVAEQKINELKVENQGRVEECVRVLGEAFDKGDVELARRECVKLRFWYSVGEGLREWEPGCREIRLVH; this is translated from the coding sequence ATGCTACGAAACAGCCGTATTGCATCGCGGCTCGTCCGCACAGGCATTCTTCAAGCCCGCACACCCGCATCCCCGCACACTTCCTACCTACACCAacagcatccatcatctctactatcatcatcgccatcatcatcaccaacaacaatcaatacCTTCCGCCTCGcctccacaacaacaacaaccacagacaccaccaacaccacccccgACATAACCAACCACTACACGATCTTCAAACAAACCCTCCCGGCCGgcccacccccatcctcccccttcgACATCCCCACTGCCGACCTCCGCCGCGAATTCCTCCGCTGGCAATCCCTCATCCACCCAGACAAATACCCACAGGGTCCCCAAAAGCAACAAGCGGAGGCGCTATCAGCGCGCATCAACGAAGCGTACCGCACTCTGCTGGACCCGCTGCAACGGGCTCAGTACCTCTTGCGCGAGATGCACGGGATAGATGTcacggcggaggatggggCATCGAAGCATGCGTTGGATGCGGAGACGTTGATGGAGGTCATGGAGGTGCAGGAGACGATTGAGGAGGTGACGGATTCCGGGGAGGATGCTGCGGTTGCGGAGCAGAAGATTAATGAGTTGAAGGTGGAGAATcaggggagggtggaggagtgtGTGAGGGTTCTTGGGGAGGCGTTTGATAAGGGGGATGTTGAGTTGGCGAGGAGGGAGTGTGTTAAGTTGAGGTTTTGGTATAGTGTGGGTGAGGGTTTGAGGGAGTGGGAGCCTGGGTGTAGGGAGATTAGGTTGGTTCATTAG
- a CDS encoding PWWP domain protein (COG:S;~EggNog:ENOG410PJEG;~InterPro:IPR000313;~PFAM:PF00855), translated as MAEDTPAASAPAPDAGESSVERAPADAQPAAAESAQEPSKEKEEQQTNGPEDKPSATETATEEEKKEPASAEVEESSAPAESADAKKSDESAAAPAEPEAAPASEANGTPASAKKSGAAKRKSTGTVPEHKSKLSRKKSQIRTTHLNAKPGEYYLARLRSFPPWPSIICDEEMLPQTLLNTRPVTAQRPDGTYREDYADGGKRAHERTFPVMFFETNEFAWIPNTDLTPIDAAGCKEVSEKGKSKTLLAAYAVGAEGHDLQHFKDLLADHQRALEQEIEEREAQAAAKAAAKAEREAKKNKRKSMDVVDDEDVDMDDADEETKKPKSTKKRKKDNDSEAQSEEKPAKTPKTTTKLKLTTPKTPASESGKKAPASKGKQTASSKKAAKAAASDDGEESRAESKEPEKKLTQEEAKDKKEKEILFIRHKLQKGFISRDQPPKEEEMTQMSNFFGKLEKHADLEVSIIRATKINKVLKMIVKLSSIPRDEEFQFRARAMSILSKWKNLLDADATGPSDDKEKGDKPKANGVHKESSVETPAKGDTENEKEDDTKESKADTAEPQDEPMPDADAAEKPQAPEPATEETEKEAPKTEEATTEKAVEEKSSEEKPTEGKATEEKADAEKTEEKADNEKTEEKPVETAA; from the exons ATGGCCGAGGATACCCCTGCTGCCTCGGCGCCCGCCCCCGACGCCGGTGAGTCGTCCGTCGAACGCGCTCCCGCTGATGCccagcctgctgctgctgagtcTGCGCAAGAGCCttccaaggagaaggaagagcagcagaCCAATGGTCCTGAGGACAAGCCATCTG CGACCGAAACTGCCactgaagaggagaagaaagagcccGCCTCAGCAGAGGTTGAGGAATCGAGCGCACCCGCCGAGTCTGCCGACGCGAAGAAGTCCGATGAGAGTGCGGCCGCGCCTGCAGAGCCCGAAGCCGCACCAGCATCGGAGGCCAACGGAACACCCGCATCCGCTAAGAAGTCTGGCGCCGCGAAGCGGAAATCGACTGGCACCGTGCCCGAGCACAAGTCTAAGCTGAGCAGAAAGAAGTCCCAGATCCGTACCACACATTTGAACGCAAAGCCCGGCGAGTACTACCTGGCGCGTCTCAGGAGTTTTCCCCCATGGCCTTCCATCATCTGCGACGAGGAAATGCTCCCGCAGACTCTATTGAACACGCGTCCCGTGACGGCTCAGCGCCCCGACGGAACCTACAGGGAGGACTACGCCGATGGCGGCAAACGCGCTCACGAGCGGACCTTCCCCGTTATGTTCTTTGAGACGAACGAATT CGCGTGGATCCCCAACACCGATCTGACCCCTATCGATGCTGCTGGCTGCAAGGAGGTGTCGGAGAAGGGCAAGTCGAAAACTCTCTTGGCTGCGTATGCTGTGGGTGCCGAGGGCCATGACCTTCAGCACTTCAAGGACCTGCTGGCAGATCACCAGCGTGCCCTGGAGCAGGAGATCGAAGAAAGGGAGGCTCAGGCAGCTGCCAAGGCCGCCGCCAAGGCAGAGCgcgaggccaagaagaacaagcgcAAGAGCATGGACGTggtcgatgacgaagatgtcgACATGGACGATGCTGAtgaggagacgaagaagcccaagagcaccaagaagcgcaagaaggaCAACGACTCTGAGGCCCAGAGCGAGGAGAAG CCTGCGAAGACTCCCAAGACCACCACGAAATTGAAGTTGACTACCCCCAAGACTCCGGCCAGTGAATCTGGAAAGAAGGCTCCTGCTTCCAAGGGCAAGCAGACCGCAAGCAGCAAGAAGGCCGCTAAGGCTGCTGctagtgatgatggggaggagtcTCGCGCGGAATCCAAGGAGCccgagaagaagttgactcaggaagaagccaaggacaagaaggagaaagaga TTCTCTTTATCCGTCACAAGCTTCAGAAGGGATTCATTTCTCGCGACCAGCCacccaaggaggaagaaatgACTCAAATGTCCAACTTCTTCGGCAAACTTGAGAAGCATGCGGACCTTGAAGTGTCCATTATCCGTGCCacgaagatcaacaaggtCTTGAAGATGATCGTCAAGCTCAGCTCCATCCCTCGCGACGAGGAATTCCAGTTCCGGGCCCGTGCGATGAGCATTCTGTCCAAGTGGAAGAACTTGCTGGATGCGGATGCCACCGGACCCTCAGAtgacaaggagaagggagacaAGCCCAAGGCCAACGGTGTCCACAAGGAGAGCAGCGTTGAGACGCCGGCTAAGGGCGATACCGAGaacgagaaggaggatgatacCAAGGAGAGCAAGGCTGACACTGCGGAGCCGCAGGATGAGCCGATGCCCGATGCCGATGCGGCAGAGAAGCCACAGGCCCCTGAGCCGGCTACGGAGGAGACTGAGAAGGAAGCTCCCAAGACCGAAGAGGCTACGACGGAGAAggcagtggaggagaagTCCAGTGAAGAGAAGCCAACCGAGGGCAAGGCGACGGAGGAAAAGGCCGATGCTGAAAAGAcagaggagaaggctgatAATGAGAAGACGGAAGAGAAGCCGGTGGAGACGGCAGCATAA
- the ppmA gene encoding type 2C protein phosphatase PTC7 (BUSCO:EOG09263I4U;~COG:T;~EggNog:ENOG410PJPG;~InterPro:IPR036457,IPR039123,IPR001932;~PFAM:PF07228,PF13672;~go_function: GO:0016791 - phosphatase activity [Evidence IEA]): protein MIALASSGRACSAACSSLHAVVRDGFLASVSAPKSSGLRYPLVSSLASTSRSPRFSRRAFHSTSPLDSATPRISYRVAASSSGKGRRFHPAKNTYNFTPDLHEAIGVATDTENKALRRKRRPDSGEDAFFVSRVGRKDSGAVAFGVADGVGGWAESRVDPADFSHALCGYMAQSAISWESPVEELRPKNLLQTGYDQVVADETIRAGGSTASVGVAYPDGRIELANLGDSGSVLLRLAAVHHYTVPQTHGFNTPYQLSIIPPRMRAQASIFGGAFLEDFPRDAAVTNLHMQHGDVLILATDGVFDNLNNQDMLKLVTSRMVLTGAWTADPDAGIRPSEDLKQLTSPEGLSSLLPTPSSSPSSEPDSPKSSSPSTRQQTYTLQSLIAATIAGEAKLASMDMRRDGPFAKEAQRYYPGDWYRGGKVDDISVVAVVAVDEGYSG from the coding sequence ATGATCGCACTGGCGTCTTCCGGTAGAGCCTGCAGTGCAGCCTGCAGTAGCCTACACGCCGTTGTTAGGGAcggcttcttggcctctgTCTCGGCTCCGAAATCCTCTGGCCTCCGATACCCCCTCgtctcctccctcgcctCAACATCTCGTTCCCCGCGATTCTCCCGCCGTGCCTTTCATTCCACGTCGCCGTTAGACTCGGCGACTCCGCGAATCTCATATCGCGTCGCCGCGTCCTCTTCCGGCAAAGGCCGCCGGTTCCATCCGGCCAAAAACACCTATAACTTCACCCCCGACCTCCACGAAGCCATTGGCGTCGCAACAGACACAGAGAACAAGGCGCTCCGGCGAAAGAGGAGGCCGGATAGTGGTGAGGATGCGTTCTTCGTGAGCAGAGTCGGCCGAAAGGACTCTGGCGCAGTAGCCTTTGGAGTCGCCGATGGTGTGGGCGGCTGGGCTGAGTCGCGCGTCGATCCAGCAGACTTCTCGCATGCGCTATGTGGCTATATGGCTCAGTCGGCCATATCCTGGGAGTCGCCCGTCGAAGAGTTACGACCAAAGAACCTCCTCCAGACCGGATACGACCAGGTCGTCGCAGATGAGACGATCCGAGCCGGAGGCAGCACCGCGTCAGTCGGCGTGGCATATCCAGATGGACGAATTGAGCTGGCCAACCTGGGCGACTCGGGCTCAGTTCTCCTTCGCCTTGCCGCCGTCCACCATTACACCGTCCCGCAAACCCACGGCTTCAATACCCCATACCAACTCAGCATCATTCCGCCGCGCATGCGCGCTCAGGCGTCCATCTTTGGCGGCGCCTTTCTCGAGGACTTCCCGCGCGACGCGGCCGTCACCAACCTCCACATGCAACATGGAGATGTCCTCATCCTAGCTACTGACGGTGTTTTCGACAACCTCAACAATCAAGACATGCTCAAGCTTGTCACGAGTCGCATGGTTCTCACGGGCGCCTGGACCGCCGATCCCGACGCGGGCATCCGTCCCTCGGAGGATCTCAAACAACTAACCAGCCCAGAGGGtctgtcttctcttcttcctacgccatcctcctcaccatcctccgaGCCCGACTCTCCGAAATCATCTTCCCCCAGCACGCGCCAGCAGACCTACACCCTTCAGTCCCTCATCGCCGCCACGATCGCCGGCGAGGCCAAACTGGCCAGCATGGACATGCGTCGTGACGGACCCTTCGCCAAGGAAGCCCAGCGCTATTACCCCGGTGACTGGTATCGCGGCGGGAAGGTCGACGATATCAGTGTGGTGGCAGTAGTTGCCGTGGACGAGGGATActcaggatga
- a CDS encoding uncharacterized protein (COG:S;~EggNog:ENOG410PXHA), with the protein MESDRDFSSIVHSPPFTFLVGPNHTKLTIQSGLARHVSQPLDHLMNSGETRESKHHIAVLEEYDVETFVAFCEYAYTGDYRVPPPGSREEDREEQAVNNPFRGVFSNDPSSPAAIPPRAPTPPGRPVDQPHGDDHDKSLDDGWSRPDEEHRPAVVEHSFPGKDDDWECAIADDEPQEPVPATKEASEQPPPTPAAEQNDGDGWDAIGDDASKGKKGKKNKKDKKKKKGAAAEEAAPNLTPPSTPPPSNSKPEEEAANPASETNAVSEDVPPAPETAEIPPAPEPADTAAAAASSPTESWEHTAPTPPEDGADAPSKEDNKDPKEETQQKEREESKEHQGVTARRQTGPMIDTSFARQQYSRMNEKGTSLWDEFSAIDYVDPRSCSVTRPPSVMSARSPFELPYLVFHAKLYVFATRYLIPALAQLCLRKLHRDLLYLGFAESSIESEDEEQHSLNTTKARKILDLLHYTYTKTTRLEPITPTSATQLRDNELRKLVVHFAACKVRDLAAYSPPVESDLVSPSSKPLKPSARGFRALLDTTTELASDLVYRMMM; encoded by the exons ATGGAGTCTGATCGGGACTTTAGTAG CATCGTCCATTCACCGCCATTTACTTTTCTGGTCGGCCCCAACCACACCAAGCTTACCATCCAGTCCGGCCTCGCCCGTCATGTCTCCCAGCCACTCGACCATCTCATGAACAGTGGGGAGACCCGCGAGTCAAAGCACCACATCGCTGTTCTGGAAGAGTATGACGTCGAAACTTTCGTCGCCTTCTGCGAGTACGCCTATACCGGCGACTACCGTGTGCCGCCCCCGGGGTCGCGCGAAGAGGACCGCGAGGAGCAGGCCGTAAACAATCCGTTTCGCGGTGTTTTCTCCAACGATCCTTCCAGCCCAGCAGCTATTCCTCCGCGGGCCCCGACACCCCCTGGTCGACCGGTAGACCAACCCCATGGGGACGACCACGACAAGTCTCTCGATGATGGGTGGAGTCGTCCGGACGAAGAGCACAGGCCTGCTGTAGTGGAGCACAGTTTCCCGGGCAAGGATGACGACTGGGAGTGTGccattgctgatgatgagccTCAAGAACCAGTACCTGCGACAAAAGAGGCAAGCGagcagcctcctccaactcccgCAGCGGAGCAgaatgatggcgatggatgggacgccattggagatgatgcatccaagggaaaaaaaggtaaaaagaataagaaggacaagaaaaagaagaagggagcgGCCGCAGAGGAAGCCGCGCCCAACCTGACACCTCCATCCACGCCACCCCCCTCGAACTCGAAgccggaagaggaagccgcCAATCCTGCTTCTGAAACCAACGCAGTGTCTGAGGATGTCCCTCCAGCTCCTGAGACTGCAGAGATACCTCCTGCTCCGGAGCCAGCTGAtactgcggcggcggcggcctcATCGCCCACCGAGAGCTGGGAGCACACTGCGCCCACGCCTCCAGAAGATGGGGCAGACGCCCCCAGCAAAGAGGACAACAAAGACCCGAAGGAAGAGACACagcagaaggagagggaagagtcCAAAGAGCACCAGGGAGTCACGGCCAGACGACAGACGGGTCCAATGATCGACACCTCTTTCGCCAGGCAGCAGTACTCCCGGATGAACGAGAAAGGAACCAGTCTCTGGGACGAGTTTTCAGCCATCGACTACGTCGACCCCCGCTCTTGCTCCGTGACGAGGCCTCCAAGCGTTATGTCTGCTCGGTCCCCGTTTGAGCTGCCATACCTGGTCTTCCATGCCAAGCTGTACGTCTTTGCGACCCGATACTTGATCCCTGCGCTGGCCCAGCTCTGTCTCCGCAAGCTCCATCGCGACCTGCTGTACCTGGGATTCGCGGAATCGAGCATTGAGAgtgaggacgaggagcagcatagcctcaacaccaccaaggCCAGAAAGATTCTTGATCTCCTGCACTACACGTACACCAAGACTACTCGTCTGGAGCCGATCACCCCCACGTCAGCTACACAGCTGCGGGATAACGAGCTACGGAAGCTGGTCGTGCACTTTGCTGCCTGCAAGGTGCGTGATTTGGCGGCCTACTCTCCACCAGTAGAGAGTGATCTTGTATCTCCGTCGAGCAAACCATTGAAGCCTTCAGCGCGGGGCTTCCGTGCCTTGCtggacaccaccaccgagcTTGCTTCGGACCTGGTGTatcggatgatgatgtga
- a CDS encoding tellurite-resistance/dicarboxylate transporter family protein (COG:P;~EggNog:ENOG410PFHW;~InterPro:IPR004695,IPR038665,IPR030185;~PFAM:PF03595;~TransMembrane:10 (i61-80o92-117i129-148o168-189i201-221o227-249i270-291o311-336i348-368o380-401i);~go_component: GO:0016021 - integral component of membrane [Evidence IEA];~go_function: GO:0015140 - malate transmembrane transporter activity [Evidence IEA];~go_process: GO:0055085 - transmembrane transport [Evidence IEA];~go_process: GO:0071423 - malate transmembrane transport [Evidence IEA]): protein MNVETSLPGSSGSDLETFHHETKKHANHDSEITVNHEADLGVNHTFEKPGRVGLRERLRHFTWAWYTLTMSCGGLALLIVNQPHDFKGLKDIARVVYCLNIAFFVIVTTLMAIRFILHKNMLESLGHDREGLFFPTFWLSIATMITGLYKCFGDDSNEKFTKCLQVLFWIYCGFTMITAVAQYSFVFATHKYELHTMMPSWILPAFPVMLSGTIASVIASGQPASDGIPMVIAGITFQGLGFSISFMMYAHYIGRLMEVGLPSSEHRPGMFICVGPPAFTALALVGMAKALPDDFQIVGDPHAVIDGRVMLFLAVSAAIFLWALSFWFFCIAVVAVVRSPPKGFHLNWFAMVFPNTGFTLATITLANMFESPGVKGVATAMSLCVIIMFIFVLVSAIRAVIRKDIMWPGQDEDVSE, encoded by the coding sequence ATGAACGTTGAAACGAGCCTCCCTGGCTCGTCTGGTTCGGATCTGGAAACCTTCCACCATGAGACCAAGAAACATGCCAACCATGATTCCGAGATAACTGTCAATCACGAAGCCGACTTAGGCGTCAACCATACATTCGAGAAACCAGGTCGAGTGGGCCTCCGCGAGCGTCTACGCCATTTTACCTGGGCCTGGTATACCTTGACCATGAGCTGCGGCGGGTTGGCCCTCTTGATTGTCAACCAGCCTCATGACTTCAAGGGCCTGAAGGACATTGCCCGGGTAGTCTACTGTCTCAACATTgcattcttcgtcatcgtcactACTCTCATGGCCATCAGATTCATCCTGCATAAGAACATGTTGGAGTCTCTCGGCCATGACCGTGAAGGTCTCTTCTTCCCGACCTTCTGGCTCTCCATTGCAACTATGATCACTGGCTTGTACAAGTGCTTTGGTGATGACTCGAACGAAAAATTTACCAAGTGTCTCCAAGTCCTCTTCTGGATCTACTGTGGCTTCACCATGATCACCGCCGTCGCTCAGTACTCATTTGTCTTTGCCACCCACAAATACGAGCTGCACACCATGATGCCGTCGTGGATTCTGCCAGCCTTCCCTGTCATGCTTAGCGGTACCATCGCGTCCGTTATCGCAAGTGGACAGCCGGCTAGTGATGGAATACCTATGGTCATCGCTGGTATTACCTTCCAGGGTCTTGGTTTCTCTATCAGTTTCATGATGTACGCCCACTACATCGGACGACTGATGGAGGTCGGCTTGCCGAGTTCCGAACACAGACCTGGAATGTTCATCTGTGTTGGCCCACCTGCCTTTACTGCCCTCGCTTTGGTTGGTATGGCTAAGGCGCTGCCTGATGACTTCCAGATCGTCGGTGATCCCCACGCTGTTATCGACGGACGCGTCATGCTGTTCCTTGCTGTCAGTGCGGCCATCTTCCTTTGGGCTCTGAgtttctggttcttctgcatTGCGGTTGTTGCTGTCGTCCGCTCCCCGCCCAAGGGTTTCCACCTCAACTGGTTCGCCATGGTCTTCCCGAACACCGGTTTCACTCttgccaccatcaccctGGCCAACATGTTTGAGAGCCCAGGCGTCAAGGGCGTGGCCACCGCCATGTCTCTCtgtgtcatcatcatgttTATCTTTGTCTTGGTTAGCGCCATCCGGGCCGTTATCCGCAAGGACATCATGTGGCCGGGTCAAGATGAGGATGTGTCTGAATGA